The Cynocephalus volans isolate mCynVol1 chromosome 1, mCynVol1.pri, whole genome shotgun sequence region GgggctctttttttctttcattccttcttttcttcattccttctttctttctttggggtctgtttctctctctctcctttctttctatgtttccttctctcttctagcccacctatctccctcctggcctgccctgccactaacaggcaggaggccctggcttgacctccccttgggcccccaagagagaaaggaaggcccCCCCCGGGGCCCCCCaggctggcctgcctctaagagacacccTGGTCTCACTTGTCCTGTCCTGCCATTAACGGTGCTcctggactttcctggcctgccactaacggtCGCTGGCCAGGCCTGCTACgggccccactgccactatggGTTAGCCTGACCAGGTTTagagaagagacccactggtTGGGCCTACCTCAGGTCTGTCCCggcctgacctggcctgcctGTAAGAGACCCACAGGTCAGGCCATGCCAGTCCAGGGGGTCTCTTATACTCAGGCAGGCAAGGTCATGGGGGCTATAGCAGTAAGGAGGCCAAGGGGGCTATGGTCCAGGCCATTCAAAgagggcccttagtggcagggaaAGCCATGGCAGGTGATCTCTTAGAGGCAAGCCAAGGAGCTCTTAGCACCAAGACAGGCCAACGTGGCCCAGGAACAGGCCAGTCAAGTGGGGCACTTAGTGGCAGTGTTGGCTTTAGTGGCAGGGTGGCCCTTAAGCCTGTGGTCTACTTGGGGCAGACTAGTAAAGGGGGGCTGTATGGCAGAACAACCAGTAGGTTCCTTGCGCAGGCCAAGCCAGGCTGGCCCATAGCAGGAGGAAGCCCTTGGCAGCCTaggagccagggcagcccttagtggcaggcaagggcacaggggccctagggTCAGTGCAGGCCATGGGAGCACTTAGTGGAAGGCAAAGCCTGGCAGGGGTGCGTGTAGCaccaggccaggacagaggtgaCCCATAGTGCTGGGCCAGTACAGGCCAGAAGGGCCCTGGGGACAGCCCAGGAGATGTCAGGGGGTCCTTGGCTCTGAACCAGGTTGGGCCAGGCCAGCAGTGTCCTAGTGACAGCCCAGGCCAGGCTAGGGAAGCTGTTggggcaggccaggcagggccagggcttcCCTACGAGCAGGCCATGTCAGGTTAGGGGGCACTTGGGGTAGGCCTGCCTGGCCAGGGAGCCGTAATCACAGGCCAGCCCATCCTATAGGGTCTCTAGTCgcaggccagggcaggggacCCTAGGGACAGGCAAGACCACTGGGCCTCttaggccaggccaggccagggaggcCCTTAGCAGGAGGGGGGCTGTTAGCAGTGAAGGGGCTCAGAATAGTAGAcctggccatggaggcccttagtgccaagtattctgttatagccacagaaaattggtaccaggagtgggctgttgcttgtaacagatacttgaaaatgtggaaatggcttcaGAACTGGGTGTTCagagtttggaggagtttggaggactcagaagaagacaaaaagaggagggaaagtttggaatgtcttagagactgtttaatggaatgcttatggaaatatggatgGTAAGGATCATTTGAAGGAGGTCtctgatagaaataaggagtttattggaaactggggcaaagatcacccttgctgtgaactggcaaagaacttggcggCATTGTGTCCGTGCGCTAGGActgtgtggaagttggaacttaagagctgtgaaccagagtattttgcggaagaaatttctaagtagcaaaacattaagggagctgcatggctacttgtaagagcctgctctgagttatggcagcaatggcatgacataaagccagaacttcaaagggaagcagagtgtaatgatttggaaaatttgcagcctggccatgtggtggagaagaagagagcattttcagaaggaaaattcaatggtactaagaagattaacacaaaagaatgggattatcaagagaaggagaaaaaggccctgaaggcattgcagaaggctctggggtcacctcttccatttcaggcccaaagatctagggagacaaaatTGTCTTGGGGAACTGGCTTGAGGAGCCTTCCCTGGGCTTACtgctcaggaccaccttgggaaactgcttctagcaccagcaccctggctgctttggctgctccagctgtggctaaattgacccccaggtgtggctggacccacagctttggaaaataccagccagaagccttggtggagtTCAGGTGGTGTTGGGTCTTCAGGTTCACAGAATGCCTGAGCTCAGAAGGcttggcagcctccacccagatttcaaaggaggTATAGagaagtctgggggcccagggagagaTCTGTCACCAGGACAGAGTCACTACAGATAGCTTTTGCTAAAGCAATGCtaagtggaaacgtggggtcggagttgcagcagagaaactccatcagcaccatgtccAGTGGGGCCATGAGAGCAAGaatgccatggagaccccagacctgtggagctacagaGTGGAATGACAGCCTGGGattgctgaagtgtggcctgcaaccaggaaagccataggagcagagctgcccgagCACTTAGTgacccaacccccataccagcaTGCAGAGAACATGGAACATGGACTCAAGGTTGATGATTaaccatctttgagatttaatgcctgccttgctggattttggacttgctcaGAACCcaatacccctttcttttggtgtatctctcccttttggaatgggagtatgtaccctatgtttgtcccgctattgtattttggaaatagataaattgtattgatttcacagatgggcctTTGAACTTtagactcttgagttgaaacaagttaagactgtggggatgaaatgactgtatttgcatgtgaaaaggacatgagttttgggggtcggGGCAGACCATGCCCAATTGTAttgattaaaaatagtggtcaggtaTATgtttctgagggccttaaaagaagagcacatgggagtctgtctgtctctgctttctctgcttccagcatcttgcaatgtgagacccctgagttaCTGTTTTTGgaacccagttccacgtattctgttatagtaacacaaaatggactaaaacaggggcGCCAAGGCAGGCCAGTGGCAGTGGGGTCCTTAGCAACAGATCTGGCCAGGGCGGCCCATAGTGGTAGGCCAGAAAAGGCCAGGGGCACTCTTAGTGGGAGGgcaggccaagggggccctgggGCAAGCCATTCGAGGgaggcccttagtggcagggcaggcttAATCAAAAGATTAGAGGAATGGGGTCTTTTAACATCACAGAACCGAGTCCTAAGGTGAGTGTCGGACGTCTCTGGCCTCTCAGAAGTAATGCCTGGGTCGGGGTGCCgggccccagcccctctccccatcctccctcccaccccagttcCTGGGTATAGCTCTTTCTAAGGTTGGCTCTTCTCTCATTTGCTACCTTCTACCCTGTCCGTGCCATGGGGGAGAagtttttttgcaactggctctTTTTCACAATGGAAACAAACATGGCCTGAGACTGGAGTCCCTCAAGCAGCAAAGTTCAAATGGAACAGCCCTGGCACACAAGAGAGGCCCAGGATCAGCTGTGGATTGGCGACTGCAGGCAGGATTTCAGAGCTGGGGGCAAAGAGGGACCCTGGAGATGCCTAAGGTTCTCCTTGCTTCGCAGCTGAAGCCAAAGCCCCAGGGGGAGCACTAGTCACGGCAGGGCTATCCCTGCCATGGAGTCGTGGAGAGGAGGTGTGGAGGGTGTGCGGGTGGCCTGCAGCTGCTCAGGAGTCACACAGGATTAAATAAGGGTGAACCCCATCAGCCCTGCTCCCTAGGCCTGGCCTGGGCTTGGAGGCGTGGGGAGGTGGGCACCAATGTGGTGCAgacctgccccacctgcctctgCGGAGTCAGCTCCAGCTTCGGGCCCTGGGCAGGGGTCGCTCCATCCTGTGACTGTAGCAAGTGAAGGGGTCTCCTGCCTGAAGATGCCTGGAATTCCCAtcacacacatgtgtacatgcGTGCGCAcgcgcgtgcgcgcacacacacacacacacacacacggcagaGCTACCATCACACAGCCAGTCTGGATGAGGAGAAAGGAGCACATTCCTCCAGCCCAAAGCTCAGCTGAACGGGGCCCTGCGAGGGGGATGAGGTGGCTCTGCCCTGCATGgatccccacccacccctccaggGCCAGTGTGCCCCATCACCAGATTAACCCTTCCTGTTGAGTTAGGAGCTGCCCACCCTGCTAAACATGCCCCAGGTTGCCAAGGGGAGAGAGCAATTCAGCCACGACCCCCCACCATGAACTGGGCTAATTCATGGAACAGAGAGGTGCGGGGTGCAGGAGGGGGCCAGGTGGGCTCAAGGGCAGGGGGTACACCCAGGGAAGgccctttctcattttttctggAGGCAACAGTGGCCTGATCTCTCCCAGCCAGGCTGAGACCCTCCAGCACAGCCTAGGTTCAGGGATAAGGTCCCTCTGCAGAGCGGCGTGGACCCCACCCCTGAGGCTCACCCGGGCCGCAGGAGTCCCTGGGACCTAataagacacacaaaaatcagcaggtAGGCTGCAGGCCCTGGGCATGCAAGGAGAGGGAAAACTGAGCCTGCCCTGGGTGATCTCGCTGCCCCCGAGCCTGGCTCGGCACTTGGGCGTGCCTGCAGCCCTGACATCAAGAGGATGAGCCTGCCACAGGGAATGGCGGGCACGCGGCCCAGCTGTCGGGGGAGCCCAGGCCAGGTGCCCGGCAGCCGACAGCCTCCTTCTCGCCCTGGCTCTGACCAGCCCTGCACTTCTGTCTGGTCGGGAGGACCAGGCAGGCCTGCGTGCATGAACTAGAACAGCAGGAGGCCACTTGGAGGAGAGAAAAGGTGGAAACCTCAAGCAGGTCCCCaatgctgatttctttgggggatCTAGGGGGAAATGTCCCCTCTTATCACTCTCCAAGGAGGGAACCTGCCCCAGACCTGCCTGCCTTCCTGCCACAGAACCCGGGTCACCCCTCTTTGGTCAACTGGGTGGTCACTGCTCCGAGGAGTTCGCCTAGTGCGGATGCCCGATGGCATGGCACCCTGCAGCTCAGAACTCCTGGCTCCAGTGACCCTCGGCCTCCGAGTGGAGCAGCGGGGCCACGGGCCACCGGCCCAGCCTGTTCGTGAGTCCTATGCCACTATATGGCTACACCCAGCTTGTCTGTCCTTTTCCTATTGATAGACACCTGAGCTGTTTCCAGTTTCTACTTTTATGAATAAAGCAGCTGTTAGCATTCTTCTTCAAGTCCTTTTGTGAACATGATTTTATTCCTCATGGGTAAATTCCTAGGAATGAAATGCATTTTACAGAAaactgtcaaatgtttttctgaagCGATTGTGCCATTTCCATCCCACATGTCACAGTACATGAGTTGCAGTTGCTCCACACGCTTGCCAGCATCTGGCATCACAGTCTTTCTATATGATAAAAGCTATGGACTCTGTCCCCATAAAAGATAAATGTACACAGAAAACATGTGCCTGCCAGTAACTCTCCCCCTATGCTGGCTTATCGGTCTCAGGAAAAGATTGTTCCTCTAGTCCAGAGATGAACAATATGTAATGAGACACCTAATAGGACTGGTATCGAATGCCTACTACACGTCAGGCATTTTATGCACATTAGCTCAACTAATTCTTACAGCAAGTCTGTGAAATAGAATTAAGcctatcttacagatgaggaaactgaggactagTCCTAATGAATAACTTGAtcaagattacacagctagtaagtagcaaaaATGGAGGTGGAGCTCGGGTGGGGCTGACTGGAGTTAAAACTCATGCTGTGCAGAGGGAGGGTTACGACCAAAGGACGCTGGCTGAGGAGTAAGGGGCTGGCCGGGCACTCTGAGCAGAGCACAGAGAAGGTGCAGGCAACACGCTGTGGGGCCAGACTGCCCGAGTCTGAGTCTTGGTTTTGCTGCCGTGTGACCCTCGTCAaataacttctctgtgcttcagcgTATGGTGTGAGGTGGTGTCTcactgaggttttgatttgcatttccctgatggccaatgatgctgagcatcttctcatgtgtTTACAGACCGTTCCTATATCTTCTTTGACAAAATGtgtattcagatcctttgtccattttttaatcaggttgtctttttattgactTGTAagtgctctttatatattctagatataagtcccttatcagatataggatttgcaaatattttctctcattctatggATTGTGTTTTCACAAATTCAACTTGTGAAGGccgaaaattttttattttgatgaagtccagtttatttttttatttgttcttgtgCTTCTGGGGTgttatctaagaaaccattgtctAATCCAAGGCCACAAAGGTACATCAccctgttttttgttgttgttattgttgttgttgttgttgtttttttaaagataaccagtaaggggatcttaatcctcaacttggtgttgtcagcaccacactctcccaagtgagttaactggccatccctatataggaatccgaacccatggccttggtgttatcagcaccacactctcccaagtgagccacgggctggccccatcACCTTGTTTTTGCActatcatttgaaattattttgtcatttgtttaaGTATTTGTTGTAAAAGTGGGGTAGGGTTGCCAGACAAAATATGGGACTGGTGACCACTTGAACTGGAATTTCAGATGAATAGTGAACACTTTCTGCTGTGGATTAGATGTCCCCCTGAAgttcattgaggcttaatccccactgacagtgttcagagggtgggagatcctattatggtcattgaaaggtggggccttgaagaggtgatctgattgtgaggaccatgccctagtaaatggattaatccattgatggtttaatggtggtcatgggcatggttctgagggttttaaaaggagagccagtgaggaggttagtgtctctctgcttctgccattttgccaagTGACAGTCTGCATCACTGTGCAGAGTCACCATGAACAAGGCCTTGACTAgatctgttccctggactctTGACTTTCCAGCCTCCGAAAATGCAAGCAATAATATTGTCCtattgcaaattacccagtttcaggaattctgttataagcaacagaaacggactaatacactttctttatatatatatatatattttattattttttttttagcagctggccagtacggaacctgaacccttgaccttggtgttaacttTTTTTGTATAACTATGTAAATATTGCAGAGGATGCTTATCCTGTGAAACTTACTCATTCTCTGAGATTCAATTTTAACTGCcatccaggtatttttattagctccctcTCCCgtgacttaattatttttttctcttaattgtgataaaatttaaGGAACATAAAGTTTAAgtattataaaagtataaatagtATAAGTAATATACAAGTTTACAAGTGagccggcttgtggctcacttggagagcgtggtgctgataacactaagccaagggttaagatccccttatgggtcatctttaaaaaaaaatgaaataatacaaaaaataaataaataaagtttaccATTTCCACCcgttttttatccttttattttgctttctcaccTTCACACAATCCACGACACTGTGACCACTCTTCAGCGTGCAGTTCTTTGTTAGTTTGTAACTTTTTGAAAGAACCGGGTTAGAAACGCACCAGGCTCTGCCCTTCctggcaggccccgcccccgtaTCCTAGCAACGCCGGGACGCGCCTCTTCAGGCTGGGAGCGCGCACGCCGGAGTCACGTGCCGCCGTGCCCCCCGCCGCCGCCGTCTCCCTTTCGCGGTTCTTAGAGAGTGGCGGCGGCGGCCATGGCGGCGACTGGAGGCGGAACGCGGACGGCGGCATGGCGGCCACGCTGCTCGTGCTTCTGGCGCTTGTGCTGCCCAGCGTCTGCGGAGACTCCTCGGCTtgtgaggaggggccgggggtcggggggaCTGGGGAGCTGTGGGTTGAGGGACCAGGGAGCCGAGGTCAGGGGATGAGCGGGGTGAGGCCACCGGTTCGTAGGGTCTCAACCCGAAGGCCCTGGGATCGAAGCCCATGACGGGAAGACCCCTGGGGGTGAGCAGGCCCCGACCCGGGGGGCCTTCTGGGCAGGGGCGGTGCTGGAGGTGTGAGGAAGGCCCTAGAGAATTCCTGGGGGTGGCAGCAAGTGCTTGGGCGTGAAGTCCCTGAGGTTTCCGGGGGTGGGCACTACGGGTTTCCAAGCTGCTGTTCCCCAGGTGTCGCGGAGGTGCCTCTGTCCTGGAGTCGTCCGTAAGTGTGAAGCCTTGGGCttgctggtggggtgggggtccctGGTTGAGGTGGAGGGTCaaggaactaacctgacccctggGTGAGGGTACGGGTGCCCTTCCCTGTGCTCAGGGGTAGGGAGGCCCCAAGCCTGGGTCCTTGGACGTTCCCTTTGGACTGGAGCCAGAGGTCAGAGACCTGTGTAGGGCCTGCTCAACCCACCCTAGTGGACTGGGTCTTGCagggcctggggaggagacccgaggGAGGGACCATGGGGGGGTGGCACGCCCTGCTTGCTGGGTGTCAGGGCAAGAGACTCTCCCCCAACCCCCGGACTCCCTGGGGCCCTGCATGGTTGGTTCTACTTGAAGAATGTGCCCTTGTCCTCCAGTGGGTGCTGGGACCAAGTGTGCGTAAACGGCCCCCAAAAGGGTCAGGCCTGGGGCCTGGACCAGATTCTCATTCTTCACAGGATTTAGTCCCAGCGTCTTGCCCCATTATGCACCTGCCCCAGGTTGCCTCCACAACACGAATCCCGtgttaggctccagtgaagggccctgcCTGTGCGGGGCGGCAGGAGCTCCCAGAGTTTGATGCATGTTGCTCTCTCTGATTTTGTCTCACTTGGGGGCAGAGAataagatggcatctagtccaccctcatccttttacacgtggggaaactgaggcccaggaggggAGTTGAGGTGTTCCAAGGTCACAGTGAGGTtgccttgggcacccagttcagagcagggaatgttgagagctgtttttagcagactctCATGGCCTCtgggtctcagtgctgtgcacaggactgggCCGTattttgagggagggcacacaTGGTGTAGAGACTGCTCATGGGTAGATAGATTGGGGCATATTTTTCCAGGAGAAAAGGAAGACAGCCTgtcttctgcttgatagaaatttttttcctttattgagaTCCCAGTTTGGTTCTGGGTTAaagattcctagggacagacacatagggagccaagtgtagaagcagaggtctgggggctcttggagaggtgGGAGTGGCCTGAGCCACGTcagctgtcctgagcagggaactGCAGGGCCAGGGAGGGGCTGCCTCTTTACCAcgtccttctcctcttcctcctaaTCAGAATGGCCCTTTATTGAATGCCTCCCGGCCAGGGCATTGGCCCAACAGTAAGGCAGCTCTCTGGTGAGTGCAGGACGTAAGCCACTGCAGGAAGACCTGCTCCCTGGTTTGCAGAGGGGCAGCTTCTCTTCTCGCTGTGTTGTGTCCTTACACAGCAGGGAAGGACAGCGTCGTCCTTGTTCCTTATTGGACTAATCCTGTTAGTCCAATAGTGCACTAATTAGTGCAGGATTAGTgcactaatcctgttcatgacagcTCCACCCtcacgacctaatcacctcctaataccatcaccttggaaaTTAGGTGCTCAACATAGAAATTGTGGGGACGCAGACATTCAGTGTGTAGCACATGGCATATTCTCCCCCATTCTTTTCCATTTGACCTCCTGTGTCTTCGTGTAAGTGGATTTTTGTAGTGAGATCTGCTACCCAGTCTGAAAATCATTGCTAATAATTGAAGCCTTTGGGTGATTTACGTTTTATTATATCTTTGGTATTGTTGACTTTACATCTTCCATCTTCCTGTTGGTTTTCAAatgttcctgtttttgttttttccttctattctgcttctttttggagtgaaatattttttcaggGCTCTTCATCAGTGTTTCTGTTGGTTAGTAGTTGTTCTAATGATTACAACACTCACTCTTAATTATTACAGACAGTGGAGGACTAATGTTGTGGACACGCCGTCGTTCGTGTTGTGGTTGGTGTCGCTGGTCTGCTGTTTTGTCCTGGTCATCATCCGTCAGCCTGAAGAGCGTTCTGCAGTGTCCTCAGGAGATGAGTGAGCGGGTTCCAGGTTCTCCTTGTATCTGTTTATCCGAGAGTGTCCGCAAGGCTCCTCCGTGGTGAAGAGTGGTCAAGTTACCGCATTCTGTGCTCACTTTTCCTCCTTTGCTGTTTTGTGAATTCAACACTTTGTCTCCTGCACATCAGCAGCACTGCTGAAGCCCTGGTTTGGAATCATCTTTTCCTTGGCTGCTTTAAGGACTTTTTCACCTTCGGTTTTCTGCACAGGGTCTGTCGTGTGCCTGTTCATTCTCTTCCTGCAGCTTTCTGAGTTTCTTGCTTCTGTAGCTTGATGTTTTTCACCAACTGAGGGAAATTTTGGTCCTGTCGTGGGTTTTTTCCTGCCCCAttgtctctcctctctcctcctgtgTTTTCAGTTATGTATGTTACACGGCTTATTATGGTCTGACAGGCTCTGTTCATTCTATTTTTAcctgtgttttcctcttttactCAGTTTGGACAATTTCTGCTGATTGGCTTCAAGTTCCCTGGCTTCTTATCTGCTGTCTCCAGCTGCTATTAAAAGCATGTAGTGAATTGTTTAATTCAAATATTGTACTTTTAAATTCcagaatttctctttatttctttccttaatttttcatttctctgctaaGATCCTCGTTTTTTTTCACCCTTTATATAcactgttttctttcagttctggaacATATTTAAGTAGATTAGGATTGGCCTTCAGACCAGCAAAGGGGAGTGGCTTTCAGACTCACCAGGGGATGCCCATAGTGATGAGAACACGAAGGGCAGGCCAGGAATTGGGACAACAGTCTTTGGAGAGAAACTTTCCCCTTCACATGTGTCTCCCCATCTGTGAACAATGGCAGCAAAAAGCTTGATTAAAGCCAGTGACACTAGAGATCCTGCTACGAGCCTTCCCTTCCCGGTCCCCAGcaggctgcagggcaggggatgaCCAGTTTCCCCGTTCTGTCACAGAACTTCAGGGAATTATTTCACAAGTCCACGGCCAGTCCACCCATTACCTGTGTCATGAACAGCTCTGCTGAGACAAACCTATGGTTCCCAGGAAATGGTGGATGGTGATTATAAATACTGTTTCCACTGGTGACCTGGGTGATTTATTTAGTATCTGAAAAACCACTTTAGCACTTAAAGTGCTGTGTATGTTCCCCTGAAGCaccaggatcttttttttttttttttttgaccggtaaggggattgcaacccttggcgcGGCGccatctgcaccacactcagccagtgagcgcactggccatccctatatgggatccgaacccgcagacCTGGCACCATCAGCACtgcactcccgagtgagccatggagcACCAGGATCTTAATGTCAGGAGGGCATGCTGACGGGTAGTAAGGAATGAACCGTACACTTCTTCAAGTTCACATGTCCATTTACACAAAGCTGTTGAGACCAATATCCAATTCTGTTTAAAAGTTACATGTCTTCTACTGTGTAAATGTGATCACACAggccacccaacacacacacaaacagcatAAATATGTGATACACATCAGTTCCTGCTACCTCTCTTATGGCTTTTCTGTAAGTTAAAAAACTATATgaaattctagtaattttttctaaaaggtgaatacaaattaaaaacctaaaagacagatattttcattttattttctttaaagagagaaagaaaattttcaagcTTCACAGATTGACCTACTCACAGTTAAATAGCCACAGTACAAGTCACAGATGGGGGCACGGCCATCCTGGTCCAGAGGCACCACTCAGTGATGTGGGCGAGGGCTCCTGGGTCAGCATCGCAGGTGAGGGCTCCTGGCTCCTCAGTGTCACAGGTGAGGGCTCCTGACTCAGCATCGCAGGTGAAGGTTCCTGTCTCCTCAGTGTCATAGATGAGGGCTCCTGGCTCAGTATCGCAGATGATGGCTCCTGGGTACCTGCCCCTCCTCCAGCAGCTCCTCTTTTCTGGTGCACAGGCTGTGGTTCACACACATTGGCCCCATTGGCTGGCTCCATCCTCACCATGGAGAGATCACTGTCCTTGAGTGACCACTCCCTGGCATTGCTGCACTGAGAGTTCAGTGACACCTGGTGACTAGACAGGATGACCTGCTTCCCTGTGGCATGGGTGCCCAGGAGGCCTGGCCATGCCTGCATGGCTGTTCGTCACCCCAGGCTCCTGCCTGAATCCTCAATGATCCCTCAGTGAAGTGCAGAGAAACCGTACATTTGGCCTTTGCTGTCCAGACTCCTCACACTCAGCTGTTTCCACCTCTAGCTCAGGGGCTTCCAGAGGAGCCCACAAGATCCTGGGAGTAGCTGTGCCCCCTACTGGGCGAGGGGTGCCAGCCAACTGCTGGGGGCTCTGCCAGGTCTTCACGCCCAGCATGTCCAGCTGCCTCTGTCCATTCCATATGCAGACCCTGCCTCCTGTTTCCCCCCATAAAATCTGTCTAAATTGAACCCAGCagatttccctctctctctgtctgtatcTGCACCATACCTATATCATGTCTGTGTATGGATGTCTCTagagtattttcattttatgtctttgtttaaatctaaatatataaatattttagatagaaacagatataaattattttatatctatgTAAATATATTGATTAAGTGATTTTATCatctctttctgttaattaaaATTCCTGATCAGCAGTGATCCCTGAGTACCTCATATGTGTCTGCACGTGTGAATGTTTGAACACATGAACACTGCATGTGTGTGCCACAGGAATGACTGTTTGCAAGTCTGTACACATGTTTCACATGTGTGCATAGCTCCATGGATTTCTCCAGTTAGGCATTTCGCCCTTCATCACACTCTTC contains the following coding sequences:
- the LOC134369745 gene encoding uncharacterized protein LOC134369745 yields the protein MSPLITLQGGNLPQTCLPSCHRTRVTPLWSTGWSLLRGVRLVRMPDGMAPCSSELLAPVTLGLRVEQRGHGPPAQPAPPPYPSNAGTRLFRLGARTPESRAAVPPAAAVSLSRFLESGGGGHGGDWRRNADGGMAATLLVLLALVLPSVCGDSSAYSGGLMLWTRRRSCCGWCRWSAVLSWSSSVSLKSVLQCPQEMSERVPGSPCICLSESVRKAPPW